CCCGTTCCTTGCGCCTTAATCTTAAATTGACTAGTAGGAGAATACAGCCGATGATAATGATGCCTAAGCCTAAGTAAGTAAAAATACGTGTTTCCCCTGTATCTGGTAGTGAAATACTTCCTTTGCCCTGCCCTTTCGGCTGACTCGAATCACTCGAATCGCTTGCCATCGCAGCCAAAGTATCTTTATCCTTCGGTTTAGGTAGGTCTTTAATGTCCGTTCGTTCTTTCGGACGGTTTAATCGGTTTTTCAAGTAATCCAAGTGGCGAGCTTGAGGCTTGCTGATAAAGTCATCATCTTCTTCACCAAGGGATACCGCAATCTCGTCCAAGTCACCGCTTTCCCCTTTGGGACCAACTTCCTCTAGAGCTAAATCAGCGTCGTCTGTTAAGCTGAAATCTTTACCGGACATATCCTCAGAGAAGCCACTGCCATAACTATTATTCACCCGCCACCTGCCATCCTCATTCAAGAAGACCAATTTCATTTGATAACGACGGTGGAGCTGTTGGACTTGTTGGATGGATGCGTCATCATTTAGCTGGTGTTCATTTAAGTAATTCACTAGGTGATCTTGAATCTTCCCGAAACTGGCTGCATTAATTTCATAGAAATAAGCAAATTGCTTTTCCTTTACCTCAATTAATTGCAGGAAGGCGTCTTCCACTAATTCAATTTGGCGATTCCCTTGATATAATTTAGCGGCTCTTTGGGCTTGCTTTTCTACATCGGTTAAGGTCAGCTTTTCTTTGAAAGAGAGCTTTTCAATGGCTTCATCCGTCAAATAAGCCGATTCTCCTTCATAAGGAATCAGTTCCTCGTCCGCTGTTTGAGCGACAGCTCGCTGATAACTTGCGTAAATATCTTCAAAGCGTACTTGGCGATATGCTTGGGGGACGAGCTTGCTCAAATATTGATCGATTTGGACCAAGTAATTCTCCAATGGGAGCGTGTCTTGATCGATTAAAATTTGCTCAGCAGGAATATGTTCCACAGAGTACGGATAAAGCAAGCATTGATTATATTCACTGTCGAAAGGACTCGTCTCATCCAAAGGCTCACTCAATAAATTCTCGTATTCATAGACGGCCTGATCGTAATCTTTCTTGATGATGTCTCGTTCTGCTACCCGTTCATGGATTAATTGCTCAATCTGTTGCAAATAAGTTTGCCAGCTTTGGACTTGTTCATCTTGTTCAATCAGCTGGAGTTGCTCGTCCGGATGTAAATTGGGGAAATTCTCATCATTATGCCAATACCAATCATATAGTTCCTCCAAAAGTACATCCATTTGCGCTTGAGCTGATGCTAAGGAAGTTTCTCCTTCATTTTCTAATTGATAAATCTCGGCATTAAGTTCTTGGTAGGCTAAGTCTAGCGCTTCAAGACGTTCTTGAACTTCTTCCAAGGCTAGTTCTTTTTGAAGGGTTTGCTCAGTTTCGTGAGGGTTTTGCCCTGATAGCGTAATTAAGCAAGCGCCCCGCTCATTTTGCAAGTTCAAGTTCGCCACGCCCTGCTCCTCAGCAGCTTGGACATCGATCGGTTGTGATAGGCTTCCGGCAAGTAATAAAGGAATCAGACTAAGTTTTTGAAGTTTTTTCATGGTTTTCCTCCTTAAAAAAAGTGTCTACTTACATATACGCAAATTAAGGCAGAAAACCATGTATTAAAATGAAAAATAGTGAAAATGTTTAAAGAAAGATTTCCTTAATGCTTTAATATCAGGTTATATTTTATGTTATTATAATATACTTGCAAGAAATATACTTATTGCATTTTTTATCAAAACACCCATTTCCCTAAAAATAGCACTTATCATCCCAAAAAAGATAACCCCTAGCCGTTTTTTGCTAGGGGTCAGATTCCTGCCTTAATCTAAATATGGGACGACTTCTACGTTATCGGTATAAGTTGTCATACGCTCTGTCAGGACATCAAAGTAATAATCGGCATCCCAGAAACCATAATCGGCTGCTTCGGCAAGTGGCACAACAAGGTATTGGGCTGACTCGGGCAGACCTAAGTTATAGGTCGGCATGAAACGCATGCCTTCTAAGGTTACATCTTCCCCTTTAACGCGGAAAGTGTATTCGATAATCCCACCAAGTTTCGTATCTACTTCATACTGGCCTGAGAGGAAATTAGCATGGGAGTAAATTCCCCCTTGACTCTCATTCGGTTGTGCGAAAGGTTGCAAGACGTGTGGATGGCCTCCGAGCACGAAATTTGCGCCGGCATCCCAAGCGAGTTGGAAGTTCTCCTCTTGCCATTCATTCGGATAGTATTCATATTCTTGTCCCATATGGTAATTCACAATGGAAATATCAACCATCTCATTAATCCGTTCAATTTCAAGTGGAATTAACTCTTGATCAATTTGCGTAAAGAGATACGGCTCGTCTTCAGGAATATAATTACCATTAGCGTCATTGGCATAAGATAAGAAGCCAACTTTTACATTGCCCACTTCAATGATACGTGGCGTATTATAATCTTCCCAACTGTCATAACTTCCAAAATACATCATATCCCGTTCTTGCAGGGCATCGATAGAAGCATGGGCCCCTTCTGCCCCAAAGTCAAGGGTATGGTTGGTGGCGTTATTAACAATATCTACGCCGACATCTTGCAAGGCATCAATAATTTCTTCGGGTGCATTAAAGAAAGGATAGCTAGAGACACCTAATTGGTTCCCGGCTGCAATGACTTCCAAGTTTGCGGTAGTAATATCTGCTCCCCCAATGTATTTAGCAACCGGTGCAAACATTGACGAAAAGTCATAACCATCGCCTGTATAAGCGGCTTGATAGACGGTGTCATGAATTAAGATATCGCCGATGGAGCGAATGGTGACCGTTTGGTCTACCGCTGGATCCGGTTCTTCGAAGCTTACGACTTCTTGGCTTTCACTGCTAGCAGAGCTCTCATCGACTGCGGTATTCTGCCCTTGGCAGGCAACAAAGAGTATACTCAATAACAAAAGGAAGCTTATTTTAAAGTTTTGAGCAAATTTCTTCATGTCAATCTCCTACATTATTCAAATTCGACCAAAAGGTCTCCTGCACTGATACTGTCTTTTTCTTGAACATGAATACGTTTAATGGTGCCAGCTTCAGGCGCCTTAATAGCAGTTTCCATCTTCATCGCTTCAGTGATTAAGAGTGTTTGGTTCTGTTGAACACTGTCGCCTTCTTTGACTTCAATCTTATACACCGTTCCTGGCATCGAAGCACCAATATGCTTCTCGTTCGCTTTATCAGCTTTCGGCTTAACGGTTACACCTAAGTCAACGTTCAGATCCATAATTTCAACAGTTTCAGGTAAACCATTCAATTTAAAGTATACGGTTCGGTGGCCATCACTTTTAACCGGGCCGATACTTGTTAATTCAACGAGTAACGTCTTACCTGGTTCTAGTTCAACAACCAGTGGCTCGTTCACTTCTAAGCCGTAGAAGAAGGCTGGGGTTTCAATAATACTCACATCACCGAAATCTTCTACAAAGCTTAAGTAATCCTTGAATACTTTAGGATACATGGCGTAACTTAAACGCGAGGTTTGATCAATGTCTTTATAGATTAAATCACGGAATTCATCGTCTTTAGCTTCAAAGTCATAAGGTTCAATATGGTTACCTGGACGGTCAGTATAGTAAGCAAGATCCTTTAAGACCACATCGCGTAACCGTTCATTCATACCACCAGCTGGCTGGCCAATATCACCTTTGAAGAAGGAAACGACTGAATCAGGGAAGCTAAGGTGTTGCCCTTCAGTATAAACACTTTCTTCATCTAAATCATTCTGAACCATAAACAGAGCCATATCCCCGACAACTTTCGAAGAAGGCGTTACCTTCACAATGTCACCAAAGAGCAAGTTTACCCGGTGGTACATATCCAACACTTCACTGTAGCGTTCACCTAAGCCTACAGACTGGGCTTGCATAGCCAAGTTACTGTACTGGCCGCCAGGCATTTCATAGTCATAGACTTTAGTCCAAGTAGTTGTTAAATCACTTTCAAAAGGCTTGTAATAGCTGCGCGTGACTTTCCAATAGTTCTCCATGACGTCATTTGCTTTCACATTCACGTTGACTTGGCGATCCGTTCCTTGACGGGCATAGAATAAAGCATTGCCATCAGGCTGGGCATTCTGACCGGATAAGGCAGCGTTGGCAGTATCCACAATATCCACGCCTGCATCAATGGCTCGTGAATAAGTTTGAATAGCATTGCTTGCGGTATCATGACTATGCAGATGAATCGGAATAGAGACTTCATCTTTCAAGGCACTGATTAATTGGTGGGCTGCTTCTGGTTTTAAGATGCCTGACATATCTTTAATGCCTAGCAAATGAACCCCAAGACTCTCAAGCTCTCGGGCCATCTTGACGTAATAATCAAGGGTATACACTTTAGATCGTTCAGGATTCAATATATCCCCGGTATAGCAAATCGTTCCTTCAACAAGCTTGCCTGTTTCTAAGGCCGTGTCGATAGGTAATTTTAGCGATTCGATCCAGTTCAAGGAATCGAAGATGCGGAAGACGTCAATGCCTTCTTGGGCGCTAACCTTAATAAAGTTCTGGACAACATTATCAGCATAGTTCGTATAACCCACAGCATTGGAAGCACGTAAAAGCATTTGGAAAGGAATATCCGGGATTAACTTTCTCAACTCTTGTAAACGGTGCCAAGGACTTTCTCTGAGGAAATTATAAGCCACATCAAAGGTAGCTCCGCCCCACATCTCAAGGGAGAAGTAGTCCCGCATGGTTTCATTTATAAATGGCGCAATGGTGGTCATATCAATCGTCCGCAAACGCGTCGTTAAGACGGATTGATGTGCATCCCGCATGGTTGTATCGGTAAGTAAGACATTCTGCTCACTAAGCACGGCCTTAACCACGGCGTCCGGCCCGTCTTGATCTAAGATATGTTTGAAAGTACGATCAATGTCTGTTTCATATTTAGCTGACCACGGATTCCCTTGTTTATTGCGAGATTCCCGGTGAATTCTTTGAGGACGTCCTGGTAAGGTTGGTACCTCACGCTTGGCAAATTGTGGTTGCTTGTCCTTATCGACCCCTGGGAAGCCATTAATCGTTACATTGGCTAAGTATTTGAGAACTTTATTCCCACGGTTTCTTGGTGGGAGGAAATCGAATAATTCCTGATTATCATCGATAAAAGTCGTCGAATAGTCACCAACAATGAAGGTTGGGTGTTGGATAATATTCTGTAAGAAGCGAATATTAGTCTTTAAACCAACGATACTAATTTCATCCAGTGCCCGGCGCATCTTATCGATGGTACCATCTTTAGTGGTTGCGTAAGTTGAGATTTTCACCAATAAAGAGTCATAGTACGGGGTAATAACCGCTCCGCCATAAGCGTCCCCAGCATCGAGACGTACCCCAGCCCCGCCCGGAGAGTGGTAACCGATAATGGTTCCTGAATCTGGTGCGAAATTATTCTGGGGATCTTCAGTCGTAATCCGACATTGGATGGCATAGCCATTAGTTGTGATTTCTTCCTGGCTATTGATACTAATAATTTCACCAAAAAGATTTTGCCCATCAGCGATTAACAGTTGGGCCTTAACTAAGTCTACCCCTGTGATTAATTCGGTAATGGTATGTTCTACTTGAATGCGGGGGTTAACTTCAATAAAGAAGAATTCATCGCCTGAGACTAAGAATTCGACCGTTCCAGCGTTAACATATTCAGCATACTCCATTAATTGAATCGCAGCGCCAGCTAATTGTTGGCGCATATCATCGCTTAAACTAAAGGATGGGGCTACTTCAACGACTTTCTGATGGCGTCTTTGAATCGAGCAATCCCGTTCATAAAGGTGAATAATATTGCCATGGGTATCACCTAGAATTTGCACCTCAATGTGTTTCGGATTGGTAATATAGCGTTCAATATATAATTCGTCATTACCGAAACTGGTTAAAGCTTCTGAGCGCGCACGTTCGTATGCTTCGGGAACATCCTCACTTGCTTGAACAATCCGCATACCCTTTCCGCCCCCACCACTTACAGCTTTAATAATGAGGGGATAGCCATGTTCTTCACCAAAGGCAAGAACTTCATCCAGACTGGAAATTTTGCCTTCTGAACCAGGCACTACTCGTAGGCCGGCAGCTAATGCGGTCTCACGGGCGCGGGTTTTGTTGCCAAACATATCCAAGTGCTTTAATTCAGGTCCAACAAAGATGATGCCCTCTTCTTGACAGCGACGGGCAAAGGTTTCGTTCTCACTTAAGAAGCCGTAGCCTGGGTGAATTGCATCCACATGCTTGGCTTTGGCTAAGCTAATAATACCTTCAATATCTAAATAGGCATCGGTTGGTGATAAACTTTCCCCGATTAAATAGGACTCATCAGCCTTTTGGCGATGCAAGGAACCTACATCTTCCTTAGAATAAATCGCAACTGTTTGGATGCCTACTTCTTGACACGCACGAATGATGCGGATCGCAATTTCCCCACGGTTTGCAATTAACACTTTATTAATACGATTCATTGACATTTACTTACCTCCCAATATTACTGCCATAAATTAAGCGAAGCGGCTTCAGCCTCTTCCTGGGCTGATCTCAATAGTTCTTCATAGGAATTATTCGGCGGATTGAAATAGCGAACTGTGCCAAGACCTTCTTGAAGCAACTTTTCACTGATTAATACATCATCAGCGTAAACATAGGCTAAGAGTCGGTGATAATCATCGGTAGCTGGACCAATATCCAGTTCAACATACACCTGCTCGGCCTCCTCCAATAATTGCTGATTACGCTTTAAAGCTGCCTCAGCATACGGCTCTGGCCCTTCTGCTTGATTATAGTTCATTTCTGGCGTGTCAATCATTAAATAACGTACCCGAATATCATCGTCTCCGAGCTTGACGGTAATCGTGTCACCGTCTTGGGCACGAACAAAGTCAACAGGTATACGTTTCAATTCAGGTAGAACGTCATAATTACTGCCATCGAAGGCTTGAATAATTTCAGTCATTTCAGGATCGCTAACCTGGTCCTTGGTATAATCAAAATCCAATAATTCAGGCGAGAAGACCGCTATAAGTATTACAATAAGTATAGATAGCATTAACGACGATTTGGATTCTTGCTTACGTGTTCCTTCTTGCTTTGAGGAATGCTGACTCACTTAAACACCTACTTTTTTCTAATTTATTTTTCATTTCGCTAAGCTTACTACAGTATAGCATATTTTAAAAGAGAATCTTCTCAAAATATACAAAAAATCTCCCGATTTGAGCCGACCCCCAAAAGTTAGACCAAAAAATCTAACTTTTGGGGGTATTTTTATGACCAAGTATAGTTTAGAAACGAAACTTCAAATTGATACTGACTACGAAGCTGGAAAAGGCGGATTTAGGACTTTAGCGAAAAAATATCAAATCGCTCAGTCAATAGTGAAACGATGGATCCATAATTATCAAGATTTCGGCTTAGAAGGCCTTCAAGTTAAGTCAACAAGACAGTCTTATCCTTTAGAAACCAAGCTATATGCGATAGAATTGTACTTAACTACAGAGTTAAGCTATCGCGAAGTCGGTGTCCAATTAGGGATCAATAATCCAAGCTTAATCGCAAATTGGATGCGAGCCTTTAAGGAAGACGGTATTGATGGCTTATCTAGACCAATAGGGAGGCCAACTACCATGTCTAATTCACAGAAAAAGAATCCACAAAATCCCAAAAAGACGCCTTTACCGAGTGATCCAGATGCCTTAAAGGAAATCATTAAAGAACAAGAAGAACGCATTCAAATGCTAGATATTGAGAATAAATTTTTAAAGGAATTGAGGAGGTTGCGGGAAGCAGACAAGCGGCAACACGACAACAAGAAGTGATGGCCATCCGTAATCTCCATGAGTCTACAGAGTATTCTTTGACGCTGATACTGAAGACTTTAGATTTTCCTAAGGCAACCTATTATTATCAATTAGAGTGTTTGAATAGACCCAATAAAGACGAAGCATTAAAAGAAGAAATTCTTGATATTCGTCAAGCACATGAAAACTACGGTTATCGCCGTGTTCATGCGGAGTTACGTCGTCGTGGTTATACCGTCAATAAGAAAAAAGTTCAACGATTGATGAAAGAAATGAATCTACAAGTGACCTCATTTACTCGAAAATCACGGAAATACAACTCCTATCAAGGTGATATTGGTGAGAAAGCACCTAACCGCTTAAATCGTAGATTTACAAGTTCTATTCCACACCAAAAAATTGTGACGGATACAACGGAGTTCCATTATTATGAAGCTGATGATTCAGGACAGTATCAATTGAAAAAGTTGTATTTAGATCCCTTTATTGACTTGTTTAATCTGGAAGTCATTAGCTATAAAATCTCAAAACAACCTAATAAGGAAAGTATGATGGAAGCCTTCGAAGAAGCCGTTGAAGCTACAAAAGATTGCCAATTTAGACGAACCTTTCATTCGGACCAAGGCTGGGCTTATCAAATGAACGACTATCAACAATTATTGAAAGATCATCAGATTTTCCAGAGTATGTCCCGAAAGGGAAATTGTTTAGATAATGCGCCGATGGAGAACTTCTTCGGCATCATGAAACAAGAAATGTTTTATGGGAAAGTTTATCGTAGCCGTAGGGAACTGGAACAAGCTATCCACGACTATATTCGTTACTACAATGACGATAGGATTAAAGAGAAATTAGGCTATTTAAGTCCTGTTGAATACAGACAACAACAATTACTTTTAAGTGCCTAAACATGTCGCAAATCACCTAACCTCAATGGTTTCACAAACCATCCAGACTTATCAAGAGCCGCTTCGCTCTTCCTCTTGACAAGCTTGGATGTCTGATGAGATGTTTTGGTTAGGTCAATTAGCAGCTTCTCTGTTCTTGCGAAATCGGTCACCTTGAAGCAACTTAAGTTTTATATCTTTATTGAATCTTTCAGAAACACAAAAAAGAGCTACCCATTATTGGGGTAACTCTTCATAAAATCTAGTCTAACTTTTTGGGGTCACTATAATTTAGGGAGATTTTTATTAGAATTCTATATTTTCAACCGGGTCTTCCGGCAATTCACGCATTTCAATTTGTAAGCCTTCTTCTTGCCAGGCTTTTAAACCTGCCAGCTCTTCGTCGGTCACATAAATAGCAGAAGCAATTTTCTTGCGCCCTTTTGCATCTAGCGCACTGCTGAGTACCAGTCGCTCTATGTCTACCCCAGCTTCTAATAAGGTGAGGATATCTGCAACTGTCTCAACAATTAAAATTGCATTTTTACTTGGGTCTAGTTTAGGTAAGTTTTTGCTCGCTTTGTCAATCGATTTATAACGAACCACAATGTCATCATGAATGGACATTTCCATCAGGCCTTGCAAGGTCTTATCTTTGACTAAGTGATCATTGGCTATTAATACTAATTGTGAGTCTACATACTCACACCAACTCTCGGTTATTTGCCCATGGACAAAGCGGTGATCTACGATGGCTAATTTGACAGCCTGAGACATTATCTATTCTCCTTTAACTTTTAATCTCTAACACTGAAACGATTGTATTCTACGATAATTAGTCATAATGAGCAAGTATGGAATTGCTTCTCATTTAAGGATACCATTTATGCTAAATGCACAGAATTTATCTGAATGTTTAGTAATAAGTATAAGTATCATTTGAGGTTATAAGATGACTTATACAAATTAAAAGAAATACCCTAAGCTGTTATTGATTGTGGAGCTTTTATTGCTGCGTTTTATCGTAAAATAGATAAAAACTAGCCTAATAATTCCATTTAGGTTATAATAAACACAAATGAAAGAGAGGTGATATATTTGCGACACGAAATCCAAGAAACTACGACAAAATTAGTGCGGCCGACTGAATTATCGACGATTGATTTGTCTCAATTAACGAAACAAGCGATAAAGCTTAATAAGCAAAGCAGTGAGACGGTTTTCTATTTTGAGGAACCTGTTTATATCATCCCGCAAAGTGGCTTGGCCCAATTACTGTTTACGAAAGAATTGAATGAAGCAACCGTTTATGAAACTCAGTTACTTGAAACGGTGGTCTTTATTCAGGAGAAGGTATATTTCAACGCCTTAGCCTTGACGGCTGAAAGTCAGTTGACCCTTCTCCATCATAATAGCGCTAAGCCTCAACTGTTAAAAGCGAAAGTTCCATTAATAGCGAAGCATTTGCCCCAACATTCCAAACTGGAGACGATTTATGCGATTGAAAATCAAATCAAATCAAGTCAGACACAGTTTGAAGAACGTATTAGTCATTATTATAAATTAGTTATTGTTAGCCAAGGGCAATTAAACCATCATATTAATGGGCGGCATTATATTACGCAGAAAAATGACGCTATTTTATACCGACCCGGTGAAGTATATCAAGTGGAAACATCTGAGCAGAATATAACTCAATATTTATCCATTTTATTTCAAGCAAGTAATCTACCTGAGCATCTCTATGAACAAGTTCATCATCTCAGTCAAGAAGCCTTGCGTTTAGTGGACGATATTCATTTGCGCGCTAACTTGCAAGCTAATGATCGACCTTACCTGAATGATATGGTATATGCGAATGTCTATCATTTGCTGCTCTTACTCAGTGAACAAGGCAGTTCATCGGAGGATTCTGATAGTTCTATGGCTATGCGGGAAAACTATGAACGTGAACTATTTCAGGCGATGGCCACCTATATTGAGAATCATGTTGAAGAGAAGAACGAAGTGCAAGATTTGGTAGAAGAATTTGATATTTCTCGCTCTACTGTGCAAAGTCTTTTCAAGAAATATAGTCAACTTACGCCTAAGCAGTATATAAATCAAGTACGCCTGCAGCGTAGCAAGGACTTAATCCATGAATCAAGTCTAACCCTATCTGAGATTGCGCACGATTTAGGCTATGGCTCCATCCAATATTTCTCCAGAGCCTTCACAAAGGAGTTTGGCCTAACCCCCTCGGCTTATGCTAAGCGTATCCGCCAAGTTCAGCAGTAATTTAAAAATTATCTTAGGCAAAAACGGTTGAAGTAACTCAACCGTTTTTTTGGATGTTATAAAATAGCTTCTTCTGCTAAGACAAGATCTTCCAAGCGGGCATATAAATCAGCTGTCGTGAGTGATTTTATT
This region of Suicoccus acidiformans genomic DNA includes:
- a CDS encoding CapA family protein — encoded protein: MKKFAQNFKISFLLLLSILFVACQGQNTAVDESSASSESQEVVSFEEPDPAVDQTVTIRSIGDILIHDTVYQAAYTGDGYDFSSMFAPVAKYIGGADITTANLEVIAAGNQLGVSSYPFFNAPEEIIDALQDVGVDIVNNATNHTLDFGAEGAHASIDALQERDMMYFGSYDSWEDYNTPRIIEVGNVKVGFLSYANDANGNYIPEDEPYLFTQIDQELIPLEIERINEMVDISIVNYHMGQEYEYYPNEWQEENFQLAWDAGANFVLGGHPHVLQPFAQPNESQGGIYSHANFLSGQYEVDTKLGGIIEYTFRVKGEDVTLEGMRFMPTYNLGLPESAQYLVVPLAEAADYGFWDADYYFDVLTERMTTYTDNVEVVPYLD
- a CDS encoding pyruvate carboxylase, which translates into the protein MNRINKVLIANRGEIAIRIIRACQEVGIQTVAIYSKEDVGSLHRQKADESYLIGESLSPTDAYLDIEGIISLAKAKHVDAIHPGYGFLSENETFARRCQEEGIIFVGPELKHLDMFGNKTRARETALAAGLRVVPGSEGKISSLDEVLAFGEEHGYPLIIKAVSGGGGKGMRIVQASEDVPEAYERARSEALTSFGNDELYIERYITNPKHIEVQILGDTHGNIIHLYERDCSIQRRHQKVVEVAPSFSLSDDMRQQLAGAAIQLMEYAEYVNAGTVEFLVSGDEFFFIEVNPRIQVEHTITELITGVDLVKAQLLIADGQNLFGEIISINSQEEITTNGYAIQCRITTEDPQNNFAPDSGTIIGYHSPGGAGVRLDAGDAYGGAVITPYYDSLLVKISTYATTKDGTIDKMRRALDEISIVGLKTNIRFLQNIIQHPTFIVGDYSTTFIDDNQELFDFLPPRNRGNKVLKYLANVTINGFPGVDKDKQPQFAKREVPTLPGRPQRIHRESRNKQGNPWSAKYETDIDRTFKHILDQDGPDAVVKAVLSEQNVLLTDTTMRDAHQSVLTTRLRTIDMTTIAPFINETMRDYFSLEMWGGATFDVAYNFLRESPWHRLQELRKLIPDIPFQMLLRASNAVGYTNYADNVVQNFIKVSAQEGIDVFRIFDSLNWIESLKLPIDTALETGKLVEGTICYTGDILNPERSKVYTLDYYVKMARELESLGVHLLGIKDMSGILKPEAAHQLISALKDEVSIPIHLHSHDTASNAIQTYSRAIDAGVDIVDTANAALSGQNAQPDGNALFYARQGTDRQVNVNVKANDVMENYWKVTRSYYKPFESDLTTTWTKVYDYEMPGGQYSNLAMQAQSVGLGERYSEVLDMYHRVNLLFGDIVKVTPSSKVVGDMALFMVQNDLDEESVYTEGQHLSFPDSVVSFFKGDIGQPAGGMNERLRDVVLKDLAYYTDRPGNHIEPYDFEAKDDEFRDLIYKDIDQTSRLSYAMYPKVFKDYLSFVEDFGDVSIIETPAFFYGLEVNEPLVVELEPGKTLLVELTSIGPVKSDGHRTVYFKLNGLPETVEIMDLNVDLGVTVKPKADKANEKHIGASMPGTVYKIEVKEGDSVQQNQTLLITEAMKMETAIKAPEAGTIKRIHVQEKDSISAGDLLVEFE
- a CDS encoding thermonuclease family protein, translated to MSQHSSKQEGTRKQESKSSLMLSILIVILIAVFSPELLDFDYTKDQVSDPEMTEIIQAFDGSNYDVLPELKRIPVDFVRAQDGDTITVKLGDDDIRVRYLMIDTPEMNYNQAEGPEPYAEAALKRNQQLLEEAEQVYVELDIGPATDDYHRLLAYVYADDVLISEKLLQEGLGTVRYFNPPNNSYEELLRSAQEEAEAASLNLWQ
- a CDS encoding PTS sugar transporter subunit IIB, which codes for MSQAVKLAIVDHRFVHGQITESWCEYVDSQLVLIANDHLVKDKTLQGLMEMSIHDDIVVRYKSIDKASKNLPKLDPSKNAILIVETVADILTLLEAGVDIERLVLSSALDAKGRKKIASAIYVTDEELAGLKAWQEEGLQIEMRELPEDPVENIEF
- a CDS encoding helix-turn-helix domain-containing protein, translated to MRHEIQETTTKLVRPTELSTIDLSQLTKQAIKLNKQSSETVFYFEEPVYIIPQSGLAQLLFTKELNEATVYETQLLETVVFIQEKVYFNALALTAESQLTLLHHNSAKPQLLKAKVPLIAKHLPQHSKLETIYAIENQIKSSQTQFEERISHYYKLVIVSQGQLNHHINGRHYITQKNDAILYRPGEVYQVETSEQNITQYLSILFQASNLPEHLYEQVHHLSQEALRLVDDIHLRANLQANDRPYLNDMVYANVYHLLLLLSEQGSSSEDSDSSMAMRENYERELFQAMATYIENHVEEKNEVQDLVEEFDISRSTVQSLFKKYSQLTPKQYINQVRLQRSKDLIHESSLTLSEIAHDLGYGSIQYFSRAFTKEFGLTPSAYAKRIRQVQQ